A window from Candidatus Saccharimonadales bacterium encodes these proteins:
- a CDS encoding glycosyltransferase — protein MVADQKFRFHVVNLPHTQTTSDYIACAYTQKVIKFCRMMKDLGHEVFLYASEENEAPCDELITIVTKAEQRAWFGEYDYEQRFFNIDWNETLPHWVVPNARAIEEIKKRAKARDFVCIIGGVCQKQISDGLPELMSVEYGIGYYGVYAPFRVYESYAQMHFVHGQNRDDNGRFFDAVIPNYFDPSEFPFREKKDDFFLFVGRMIQRKGPEMASEAVRRIGGKLVLVGQGVNKIEGNKIIADELTIEGDHLLHLGHADIQKRGELMSRAKAVFLMSYYIEPFGGTSIEPMFCGTPVITTDWGAFPENIIHGQVGYRARTLGEAIWAASNLDKLKPAKAIRKYAIDNFSLDRVKYLYQAYFEQLYTIWDENGWYSNWDSGIDRYQRAHKFYPA, from the coding sequence ATGGTGGCAGATCAAAAATTTCGTTTTCACGTTGTTAACTTGCCTCACACGCAGACAACTTCGGATTACATTGCCTGTGCCTACACCCAGAAAGTAATTAAATTTTGCCGGATGATGAAAGACCTGGGGCATGAGGTATTCTTGTATGCCTCCGAGGAAAACGAAGCCCCTTGTGATGAGCTTATTACCATAGTCACCAAAGCTGAGCAGCGGGCATGGTTTGGGGAATATGACTATGAGCAGCGCTTTTTTAACATCGATTGGAACGAGACCCTGCCACACTGGGTGGTGCCAAATGCCAGGGCTATCGAAGAAATCAAAAAAAGGGCTAAAGCGCGCGACTTTGTTTGCATCATTGGCGGCGTTTGCCAAAAGCAAATCAGCGATGGCTTGCCTGAGCTGATGAGCGTGGAATACGGCATTGGCTACTACGGCGTTTACGCGCCTTTTCGGGTCTATGAAAGCTATGCCCAAATGCACTTTGTCCATGGCCAAAACCGCGATGATAATGGTCGTTTCTTTGATGCTGTGATTCCAAACTACTTTGACCCATCTGAATTCCCATTCCGGGAGAAAAAGGACGATTTTTTTCTTTTCGTTGGCCGGATGATTCAACGCAAAGGTCCGGAGATGGCGTCTGAAGCCGTGCGCAGGATCGGGGGTAAATTGGTTTTGGTGGGTCAGGGCGTCAATAAAATTGAAGGCAATAAAATTATTGCCGATGAACTAACGATAGAAGGGGATCATTTGCTGCACTTGGGCCACGCCGACATTCAGAAAAGAGGTGAGCTGATGAGTCGGGCTAAAGCTGTATTTCTAATGTCATATTACATTGAGCCCTTTGGCGGGACTTCGATCGAGCCGATGTTTTGCGGTACCCCTGTCATTACCACCGATTGGGGGGCTTTTCCGGAAAACATCATTCATGGTCAAGTCGGTTATCGGGCGCGGACTTTGGGTGAGGCCATTTGGGCAGCTAGTAATTTAGATAAACTAAAACCAGCCAAAGCCATCCGCAAATACGCCATCGATAACTTTAGTTTGGATCGGGTTAAATATTTATATCAAGCCTACTTCGAGCAGCTCTATACTATTTGGGATGAAAACGGCTGGTATTCCAATTGGGATAGCGGCATTGATCGCTATCAACGCGCTCACAAATTTTATCCGGCTTAA
- a CDS encoding right-handed parallel beta-helix repeat-containing protein, producing MGASRAATMSPPGSIPADCSTDVTSPATAGNSNTNLQAWFNTVPNGSTVNLPANACYNTEYPFLITGRSNITINGNNATFEQKTNGSGLTYSGKDDVRTRGSVKIQDSSNITISGLQIKGTRTGAYTGCYNPNLEAQHAFNISGSSGTVLTNVTVHDVWGDFLEFANGNGGALSANSTVSNSNFSGAGRQGIGLTWTDGVNITGSNFDTVCRTGIDIEPLAPSSGTVHNVTIQNTTWHNFNYAWFSAGGSSTAVGNITIKNNTTDRMNVSASTPAGPTRRSGFYFTGNTTSSPARNEGSYSFDNINDIIVQSNAYVSSAPDPQVGVELSNVTKARITANNVNQSTPGVRVRNAVSDVIVQGNTYAISAGNQGYRAILATCTTASGACTYAPYPNTASVYECNNTYPGLPVTPCPTAAPPPVAGGGGSTQNSTNAGNSASGSSSSSGSNNQTSSAHAPQINGLSDLPGAIITAIRNPAVARAWFGRYYNWIRLSLILLLIVTLMMPIYELMRNRDLRQTLADHFSGLMPWVHSPQPAGAGSGAPSMAALPTSADETYSPGQVFRPSGPPVDSNQDNDQIS from the coding sequence ATGGGTGCTAGCCGAGCTGCTACGATGTCCCCGCCAGGCTCAATCCCGGCTGACTGTTCGACCGATGTAACTAGCCCGGCGACGGCTGGCAACTCAAACACCAACCTCCAAGCCTGGTTCAACACGGTGCCTAATGGCTCTACGGTCAATCTGCCAGCCAATGCCTGCTATAACACTGAGTACCCCTTTTTAATCACCGGTCGATCTAATATCACCATCAATGGCAACAATGCCACCTTTGAGCAAAAAACTAATGGCAGTGGCCTAACTTACAGCGGCAAGGACGACGTCCGGACTCGCGGGAGCGTCAAGATCCAGGATAGTTCTAATATCACCATTAGCGGGCTGCAAATCAAAGGTACCCGAACCGGGGCCTATACCGGTTGCTATAATCCGAATCTCGAGGCCCAGCACGCCTTTAACATCAGCGGCAGTAGCGGCACAGTATTAACCAACGTAACGGTGCATGACGTCTGGGGAGATTTCCTGGAATTTGCCAATGGCAATGGCGGAGCCTTGAGCGCTAATTCGACCGTAAGCAATTCGAACTTTTCTGGGGCCGGGCGTCAGGGCATTGGACTAACTTGGACCGATGGCGTCAATATCACAGGCAGCAATTTTGATACCGTTTGCCGGACGGGGATTGATATTGAGCCGCTGGCTCCAAGTAGTGGCACGGTCCATAATGTTACCATTCAAAACACCACCTGGCACAACTTTAACTACGCTTGGTTCAGCGCCGGCGGCTCGAGCACAGCTGTTGGCAATATCACCATTAAAAACAACACTACTGATCGGATGAATGTTAGTGCTTCAACTCCAGCCGGCCCGACCCGTCGCAGTGGCTTCTACTTCACTGGCAACACCACTTCAAGCCCAGCTCGCAATGAAGGTTCCTATAGCTTCGATAACATCAATGACATCATTGTTCAAAGTAACGCTTATGTATCATCGGCGCCCGATCCTCAGGTCGGCGTTGAACTTTCAAACGTCACCAAAGCTCGGATAACGGCCAACAACGTCAATCAATCTACCCCCGGGGTACGGGTCAGAAACGCCGTTAGCGATGTGATTGTTCAGGGTAATACCTATGCTATTTCGGCCGGTAATCAGGGCTATCGGGCCATTTTAGCCACTTGCACCACGGCATCCGGTGCTTGCACCTACGCGCCCTATCCTAATACTGCCAGTGTCTACGAATGTAACAATACCTATCCGGGCTTGCCAGTGACCCCCTGTCCAACAGCTGCCCCGCCGCCGGTCGCGGGTGGCGGCGGTTCAACCCAAAATTCGACTAACGCCGGCAATTCGGCATCCGGGTCCTCTTCATCATCAGGTTCTAATAATCAAACCAGTTCTGCTCATGCCCCCCAAATCAATGGGTTGAGTGATTTGCCCGGTGCCATTATCACTGCTATTCGTAACCCGGCCGTGGCCAGGGCTTGGTTCGGTCGTTACTACAATTGGATCCGCCTGAGTTTGATCTTATTATTGATTGTCACACTGATGATGCCAATTTATGAACTGATGCGAAATCGGGATTTGCGCCAAACCTTAGCCGATCACTTCTCCGGCCTGATGCCTTGGGTTCATAGTCCGCAGCCGGCCGGCGCGGGGTCGGGGGCGCCATCGATGGCTGCACTACCTACTTCAGCTGATGAGACTTATTCACCAGGACAGGTTTTCCGGCCCAGCGGACCACCAGTTGATAGCAACCAGGATAATGATCAAATTTCTTAA
- a CDS encoding DedA family protein gives MFNLEAFIRTFSYLGLFGLVFAESGLLVGIVLPGDSLLFLAGFMASQHAVNIAGLITVVFVAAVLGNSVGYAIGRRFGRQLFKKSSYLKPEQVDQAEHFFSRHGGKAVIISRFVPVVRTLVPPLAGIGQMDYGRFSLYNIVGALFWTTSVCLLGYFLGKSIPNIDHYILPIIAIVIVVSLLPSAWHYFRNRSSSTQN, from the coding sequence ATGTTTAACCTCGAAGCTTTCATTCGGACTTTTAGTTACTTGGGGCTTTTCGGTTTGGTTTTTGCTGAATCAGGCTTGCTAGTAGGCATTGTTCTACCTGGCGATAGTCTGCTCTTTTTGGCTGGATTTATGGCCTCGCAACACGCCGTTAACATTGCCGGACTAATTACCGTTGTCTTTGTGGCTGCCGTTTTGGGTAATAGTGTTGGGTACGCCATTGGGCGCCGTTTTGGTCGGCAATTATTTAAGAAGTCGAGCTACCTGAAACCGGAGCAAGTTGATCAAGCAGAGCACTTTTTCAGCCGCCATGGCGGCAAGGCCGTGATTATTAGTCGATTTGTGCCGGTGGTTAGAACCTTGGTGCCGCCGCTAGCCGGGATTGGTCAGATGGATTACGGCCGCTTCAGCCTATATAACATTGTTGGCGCCCTATTTTGGACAACCAGCGTCTGCTTACTTGGTTATTTTCTAGGAAAATCCATCCCCAACATTGATCACTACATCCTGCCAATTATCGCTATTGTGATAGTGGTATCGCTATTACCCTCAGCCTGGCACTACTTTAGAAATCGATCGAGCAGCACCCAAAATTAA
- a CDS encoding prepilin-type N-terminal cleavage/methylation domain-containing protein gives MKARNQAGFTLLELIITATVAAIIIVVVIEGFTGIEQLNRTARNVTIATQLAQQQMEQIRNTPYNNIAIGTTDISSILTPYPSLGNPRSATQIVTTLDAAGLKQVDINISYTIYHRTKRVQVSTEVANIGVNK, from the coding sequence ATGAAAGCCCGCAATCAGGCTGGATTTACGCTACTCGAATTGATCATTACCGCCACCGTGGCGGCGATCATCATCGTTGTCGTGATCGAAGGCTTCACGGGGATCGAACAGCTCAACCGAACGGCTCGCAACGTGACCATTGCCACCCAACTAGCCCAGCAGCAGATGGAGCAGATCCGGAATACGCCCTACAACAACATTGCCATTGGCACGACCGATATCTCGAGTATTTTGACGCCCTACCCATCGCTCGGCAACCCCCGTTCGGCCACCCAAATTGTAACGACCCTGGATGCGGCCGGCCTGAAACAGGTCGACATTAACATTAGTTATACGATTTATCATCGCACCAAACGGGTTCAAGTTTCGACCGAAGTTGCCAACATCGGAGTTAACAAGTGA